A genomic region of Armatimonadia bacterium contains the following coding sequences:
- the dxr gene encoding 1-deoxy-D-xylulose-5-phosphate reductoisomerase → MKRLFLLGSTGSIGRQTLDVIAQHPGAFEVVGLAAGHDVQGLLSQAQELGVQHLGMGDEEAGASLRASAGTAQVAVGSEALCDQIREVRPDLVVGAVSGIAGLAPVMAAIGAGIDVALANKEPLVAAGRLVTTAAARSGSKLLPIDSEISAVFQCLEGRPREQLHQVLLTASGGAFRDYPREKLAEVTPEMALNHPTWRMGRKITVDCATLANKGFEVFELRWMFGLEFSQIRVLLHHQSILHSMIELVDGSTIAQLGPADMRFAIQYALTWPERWPNEYPKLDLAQIGKLTFGEPDFDRFPLLRLAYEAGEADQSYPCVLNAANEQAVELFLEGRIRFTEIAELVARVLGAHEPLNPRSLEDIATVDRWARGQVLSLLTT, encoded by the coding sequence ATTAAGCGTCTTTTCCTACTTGGCTCAACCGGATCGATTGGCCGTCAGACTCTTGATGTGATCGCCCAACACCCCGGTGCCTTCGAGGTCGTGGGGCTTGCCGCCGGGCATGACGTCCAGGGCCTCCTGTCACAGGCGCAGGAGTTGGGTGTGCAGCATCTGGGCATGGGCGACGAGGAGGCCGGTGCGAGCCTGCGGGCAAGCGCCGGAACCGCCCAGGTCGCCGTCGGTTCCGAGGCCCTCTGTGACCAGATCCGCGAGGTGCGACCGGACCTGGTGGTCGGTGCCGTCTCGGGGATCGCCGGTCTGGCTCCGGTGATGGCTGCGATCGGCGCCGGCATCGACGTGGCCCTGGCGAACAAAGAGCCACTGGTGGCCGCCGGGCGTCTGGTCACGACAGCCGCAGCCCGCTCGGGCAGCAAGCTTCTGCCGATTGACTCGGAGATCTCCGCGGTGTTCCAGTGCCTCGAGGGGCGACCGCGGGAGCAGTTGCATCAGGTCCTCCTCACAGCCTCGGGCGGCGCCTTCCGGGACTATCCGCGGGAGAAGCTGGCTGAGGTCACGCCCGAAATGGCGCTGAACCACCCGACCTGGCGGATGGGACGCAAGATCACGGTAGACTGCGCCACCCTCGCAAACAAGGGCTTCGAGGTCTTCGAGTTGCGCTGGATGTTCGGCCTGGAGTTCTCGCAGATCCGGGTGCTGCTCCACCACCAGAGCATCCTTCACTCCATGATCGAACTGGTGGACGGCTCGACCATCGCCCAGCTCGGCCCGGCCGACATGCGCTTTGCGATCCAGTACGCCCTCACCTGGCCTGAGCGTTGGCCCAATGAGTACCCGAAGCTTGACCTCGCGCAGATCGGGAAGCTGACCTTCGGCGAGCCGGACTTCGACCGCTTCCCACTCCTGCGCCTGGCCTATGAGGCCGGGGAGGCGGACCAGAGCTATCCCTGTGTCCTGAACGCCGCGAATGAGCAGGCGGTGGAGCTGTTCTTGGAGGGGCGCATACGGTTCACCGAGATTGCAGAGCTCGTGGCACGGGTGCTGGGGGCTCATGAACCCCTCAACCCGCGCAGCCTGGAGGACATCGCCACCGTCGATCGCTGGGCGCGTGGCCAGGTCTTGAGCCTTCTTACAACCTGA
- a CDS encoding DegT/DnrJ/EryC1/StrS family aminotransferase, protein MPESQLALYGGPKALQCDPGDMFTWPIITQEDEDAVLEVLRRGGMSGTDVTAEFEKDFAQWHGMKHAVGHSSGTGALQAAMWACGVSVGDEIICPSLTYWASGLPAFSLGATIVFAEVDPMTLCLDPADIEHRITDRTKAIVPVHYCGHPADMDPIMEIAEKHEIKVIEDVSHAHGARYKGRLVGTIGHCNAMSIMSGKALAVGEGGVLLTNDDLLYQRVIAWGHYERTKAVCTDPSLAPFAGLPMGGYKYRMHQLSSAVGRVQLRHYQERMDEIQKAMNYFWDLLEGVPGLRAHRPPKGSGSHNGGWYAAHGIYVPEELDGLHVSKFCAAVSAEGCSTSPGANFPLHTHALFHDADIYGHGKPTIIANSNRDLRQPKGSLPVTESVPERVYHTPWFKHYRPQVIEQYALAFRKVAENAAEIIQRDGRGGGEVTGSAGLFSRG, encoded by the coding sequence ATGCCGGAGAGTCAGCTTGCCTTGTACGGAGGACCCAAAGCCCTTCAGTGCGACCCGGGGGACATGTTCACGTGGCCGATCATCACCCAGGAGGATGAGGACGCCGTTCTCGAGGTCCTGCGCCGCGGCGGGATGTCGGGCACTGACGTTACCGCCGAGTTCGAGAAGGACTTCGCCCAGTGGCACGGCATGAAGCATGCCGTCGGCCACAGCAGCGGTACCGGTGCGCTCCAGGCCGCGATGTGGGCCTGCGGAGTCAGCGTCGGAGACGAGATCATCTGCCCGAGCCTGACCTACTGGGCCAGCGGGCTGCCGGCCTTCAGTCTGGGCGCCACCATCGTCTTCGCCGAGGTCGACCCCATGACCCTGTGCCTCGACCCGGCCGACATCGAACACCGCATCACGGACCGCACCAAGGCCATCGTCCCGGTCCATTACTGCGGCCACCCGGCGGACATGGACCCGATCATGGAGATCGCCGAGAAGCACGAGATCAAGGTCATCGAGGACGTCAGCCACGCCCACGGAGCGCGCTACAAGGGGCGTCTGGTTGGAACCATCGGTCACTGCAACGCCATGTCGATCATGTCCGGCAAGGCGCTCGCAGTCGGCGAAGGTGGAGTGCTGCTCACCAACGACGACCTGCTCTATCAGCGAGTGATCGCCTGGGGGCATTACGAGCGCACCAAAGCCGTCTGCACCGACCCTTCACTGGCACCCTTCGCCGGGCTGCCCATGGGCGGCTACAAGTACCGCATGCACCAGCTCTCCTCGGCGGTCGGTCGGGTCCAGCTACGGCACTACCAGGAGCGCATGGACGAGATCCAGAAGGCAATGAACTACTTCTGGGACTTGCTCGAGGGCGTCCCCGGCCTTCGCGCACACCGTCCGCCGAAGGGCTCAGGATCACACAACGGCGGCTGGTACGCGGCTCACGGGATCTACGTACCGGAGGAGCTGGACGGCCTCCATGTCTCCAAGTTCTGCGCCGCAGTCTCCGCTGAGGGCTGCTCCACCAGTCCAGGTGCGAACTTCCCGTTGCACACCCATGCCCTGTTCCATGACGCCGACATCTACGGCCACGGCAAGCCCACGATCATCGCCAACTCGAACCGCGACCTGCGGCAGCCCAAGGGAAGCCTCCCGGTCACCGAGAGTGTGCCCGAGCGGGTCTACCACACCCCGTGGTTCAAGCACTATCGGCCACAGGTCATCGAGCAGTACGCACTGGCCTTTCGCAAGGTTGCCGAGAACGCCGCTGAGATCATCCAGCGCGACGGTCGCGGCGGCGGCGAGGTCACGGGTAGCGCAGGGCTCTTCAGCCGCGGATAG
- a CDS encoding CehA/McbA family metallohydrolase — protein MLRLRVGSPLHLSCLAFLSLCALLPVTAPGAQIVRLDAGTWSCAPGGREVDAIYGDYLLRSDQILAVVADTASEPFRMGNTMQPDARGMLMDLTTRANNNDQLQAFLPAKGGQEVTYSQAEVITRTGPEVRLRVTHPATEAEPFLVETDYVLADNQPFVTIFTRVCNTSPKPLNWRVGDKLRTEGNFGQGLAPLSRAYWAYDKWAQAAYAVLADEGTFTTTPTTGRENGMSLGYTRLGSGSPVTIAPGAELTWSRRLLAARDQLQLQAALLSLESVACGTCQVQVQDRLGAPIPGAQVTLRQAERQLASGATDSRGRAQISLPPGQYTLTVTSLGRPDVSQELEIPAGASVSPTVVQMARAAGVEVQVVGEDGGEIPCKVQFLAVTPGLSDPELGPGCVTFGVKNLRYTETGSFRQALPPGAYNVVISRGPEYDAVYRHVQVVAEQFAPVWATLRRVVDTRGVIAADLHGHTSESGDNFVETTGRVLNLAAEGIEFAPSTDHVRIVPWQPAIDQLHLGRWLKTALGEEISGPGAQTHENAFPLPIKLHSQANGGIPAGGDLDAQVSRIYHWNHDSEKLVQFNHPDLRRAYFDKDSDGKFDGGFREAQRYLKAVEAMSNPLAAKSNFASNWLAVVNQGFRLTGVANTDTHTTFHGNGLQRNYIECSTDEPRRIGILEMVRQVKAGHVVMSTGPYLEVRAGTAHPGDDLSAPDGKVRLHVRVQCANWVDINRVQVLVNGRPDPALNLTRRTHPQAFPRGVVRFDQDLPVTLSGDAHLVVVAVGEGLTLAPVMGGRKGGGVPLAVSNPIYVDVDGGGFKANGDALGLWKGLAAAAGATAVED, from the coding sequence ACTGGCCGTCGTCGCGGACACGGCCTCCGAGCCCTTCCGCATGGGCAACACCATGCAGCCGGATGCGCGTGGGATGCTGATGGACCTCACCACCCGCGCCAACAACAACGACCAGCTTCAGGCCTTCCTCCCGGCCAAGGGTGGGCAGGAGGTCACCTACTCGCAGGCTGAGGTGATCACCCGCACCGGCCCTGAGGTCCGCCTGCGCGTCACCCATCCTGCGACGGAAGCCGAGCCCTTCCTGGTTGAGACCGACTACGTGCTGGCCGACAATCAGCCCTTTGTCACCATATTCACGCGAGTCTGCAACACTTCCCCGAAACCTCTCAATTGGCGCGTAGGCGACAAGCTTCGCACCGAGGGCAACTTCGGCCAGGGCCTCGCTCCTCTGTCCCGCGCCTACTGGGCCTACGACAAGTGGGCCCAGGCAGCCTATGCGGTTCTGGCCGACGAGGGCACCTTCACCACTACTCCCACCACCGGCCGCGAGAACGGCATGAGCCTCGGCTACACTCGTCTGGGGTCAGGCAGCCCGGTCACTATCGCCCCCGGCGCAGAGCTAACCTGGTCGCGACGACTCCTGGCCGCCCGTGATCAGCTCCAACTGCAGGCAGCCCTGCTATCGCTGGAGTCAGTCGCCTGCGGCACGTGCCAGGTGCAAGTCCAGGACCGCCTCGGCGCACCGATCCCAGGAGCTCAGGTTACCCTCAGGCAGGCAGAGCGCCAGCTTGCTTCCGGTGCCACCGATTCCCGCGGACGGGCCCAGATATCCCTTCCGCCGGGTCAGTACACCCTTACGGTCACGAGTCTCGGCCGCCCTGACGTCTCCCAGGAGCTAGAGATCCCGGCGGGCGCCTCGGTATCGCCGACAGTAGTGCAGATGGCTCGCGCGGCCGGTGTGGAGGTGCAGGTCGTCGGTGAAGATGGGGGAGAGATCCCCTGTAAGGTCCAGTTTCTTGCCGTCACGCCAGGGCTTTCCGACCCGGAACTTGGACCGGGTTGCGTCACCTTCGGCGTCAAGAACCTACGCTACACCGAGACCGGGAGCTTCCGACAGGCCCTGCCGCCGGGAGCCTACAACGTCGTCATCAGCCGCGGTCCCGAGTACGACGCGGTGTACCGCCACGTCCAGGTGGTTGCCGAGCAGTTCGCACCGGTCTGGGCCACACTGCGCCGGGTAGTCGACACCCGGGGCGTGATCGCCGCCGACCTCCACGGTCACACTTCAGAATCCGGCGACAACTTCGTCGAGACGACCGGCCGCGTGCTTAACCTGGCCGCCGAAGGGATCGAGTTCGCACCCTCTACCGACCACGTGCGCATCGTCCCCTGGCAGCCTGCGATTGACCAACTCCACCTCGGGCGGTGGCTGAAGACCGCCCTGGGCGAGGAGATCTCCGGCCCGGGTGCGCAGACCCACGAGAACGCTTTCCCGCTCCCCATCAAGCTGCACAGTCAGGCCAACGGGGGCATTCCCGCAGGCGGCGACCTCGACGCGCAGGTATCGCGCATCTACCACTGGAATCATGACAGCGAAAAGCTGGTCCAGTTCAACCATCCCGACCTGCGCCGGGCGTACTTCGACAAGGACAGCGACGGGAAGTTCGATGGCGGCTTTCGTGAGGCGCAGCGCTACCTCAAGGCCGTCGAGGCCATGAGCAATCCCCTCGCTGCCAAGTCGAACTTCGCCTCCAACTGGCTCGCTGTGGTGAACCAGGGCTTCCGGCTCACCGGGGTCGCCAACACGGACACCCACACGACCTTTCACGGGAATGGTCTTCAGCGCAACTACATCGAGTGCTCCACAGACGAACCGCGGCGCATCGGCATCCTGGAGATGGTGCGGCAGGTCAAGGCGGGGCATGTCGTGATGAGCACTGGCCCGTACCTGGAGGTTCGGGCCGGCACCGCTCACCCGGGCGACGACCTTTCCGCTCCCGACGGGAAGGTCAGGCTCCACGTGAGAGTGCAGTGCGCCAACTGGGTCGACATCAACCGCGTGCAGGTGCTTGTGAACGGCCGCCCCGATCCCGCGCTGAACCTGACTCGCCGCACTCACCCGCAGGCCTTCCCTCGCGGCGTGGTGCGGTTTGACCAGGACCTCCCGGTCACGCTCTCCGGCGACGCGCATCTGGTCGTCGTCGCGGTCGGGGAGGGGCTGACCCTGGCGCCGGTGATGGGCGGTCGCAAGGGAGGCGGAGTCCCGCTCGCCGTCAGCAATCCGATCTATGTGGACGTGGACGGCGGCGGGTTCAAGGCCAACGGTGATGCCCTGGGCCTGTGGAAGGGCCTTGCGGCGGCAGCCGGGGCTACAGCAGTTGAAGACTGA